A window from Jannaschia sp. S6380 encodes these proteins:
- a CDS encoding VOC family protein, which yields MTFTKAGIILFTARYDACVDFYHRILGLEILHRVDQPGERLTTLMLGGTYLMIETGGVAHDGAKPLDISPIKFRFNVPDVKATSDMLRDRGIDIRVIDHSWGTTAEFHDPDGNRCALRSDAGFGI from the coding sequence ATGACCTTCACGAAAGCCGGGATCATCCTTTTCACGGCGCGATACGATGCCTGCGTCGATTTCTACCATCGCATCCTGGGGTTGGAGATCCTGCACCGGGTCGACCAGCCCGGCGAAAGGCTCACGACCCTGATGCTGGGCGGAACCTACCTGATGATCGAAACGGGGGGTGTGGCGCATGATGGCGCAAAGCCCCTCGACATCTCGCCGATCAAGTTCCGCTTCAACGTGCCCGATGTGAAGGCGACGTCCGACATGTTGCGGGACCGCGGGATCGACATTCGCGTCATCGACCATTCATGGGGGACGACAGCCGAATTCCACGACCCCGACGGCAACCGATGTGCCCTCCGATCGGATGCCGGATTCGGCATCTGA
- a CDS encoding chemotaxis protein CheB, which produces MDSSRDTVVIGGSAGAFSVLKGLLGQLPADLGAAVFVTLHFTEGDRGHAAELLAAASALPPRVASEGQPIEAGTVTFAPPNRHLLLGEHHVHVRRGPRENGFRPAVDPMFRSAAVYRGTRSIAVVLSGLLDDGAVGLEAVARQGGLAIVQDPADADFPDMPLAAQSAVPGATLRATAEIAGEIARQVGRPVAAPTRAPDKMMMELKIAGLEGASMSTEDQLGTLSPYNCPDCNGVLWEVDDSPVTRFRCHTGHAYTIATLDDAQQSALERSLYDALRANRGRADLLRRMAERTDTQHLRERHETAARKCEEDAHLLERIILGDRAG; this is translated from the coding sequence ATGGACAGCTCCCGCGACACGGTCGTCATCGGCGGATCGGCCGGGGCCTTCTCCGTCCTGAAAGGTCTGCTGGGCCAGTTGCCGGCCGACCTGGGCGCGGCGGTCTTCGTCACGCTGCATTTCACCGAAGGGGACCGGGGGCATGCGGCCGAACTGCTGGCCGCCGCATCCGCCCTCCCCCCGCGCGTGGCCAGCGAGGGGCAACCCATCGAGGCCGGCACCGTCACCTTCGCCCCGCCAAACCGGCATCTTCTGCTGGGGGAACATCACGTCCACGTCCGGCGCGGCCCGCGGGAGAACGGCTTTCGGCCCGCGGTCGACCCGATGTTTCGCTCCGCCGCGGTCTATCGGGGCACGCGCAGTATCGCGGTCGTGCTGTCCGGCCTGCTGGATGACGGCGCCGTCGGGCTGGAGGCGGTCGCGCGACAGGGCGGCCTCGCGATCGTGCAGGACCCGGCCGACGCGGATTTTCCCGACATGCCGCTGGCGGCGCAATCCGCCGTGCCGGGCGCCACCCTCCGGGCCACCGCCGAGATCGCAGGTGAAATCGCGCGTCAGGTCGGCCGCCCGGTGGCGGCGCCGACGCGGGCGCCGGACAAGATGATGATGGAGTTGAAGATCGCCGGTCTGGAAGGAGCCAGCATGTCCACCGAAGACCAGCTCGGGACGCTTTCGCCCTATAACTGCCCCGACTGCAACGGCGTCCTGTGGGAGGTCGACGACAGCCCCGTAACGCGATTCCGGTGCCATACCGGGCACGCCTACACGATCGCCACGCTGGACGACGCCCAGCAATCCGCGCTGGAGCGGTCGCTCTACGACGCGCTGCGCGCCAATCGGGGCCGCGCCGACCTGCTGCGCCGGATGGCCGAACGGACGGACACGCAGCACCTGCGCGAGCGTCACGAGACGGCGGCGAGGAAATGCGAGGAAGACGCCCACCTTCTGGAGCGGATCATCCTGGGCGATCGGGCCGGGTGA
- a CDS encoding chemotaxis protein CheB, translated as MDDAIDETTDHPVVGIGASAGGLEALQQLVEKISPDSGASYVVVQHLSPDHDSIMDQLLQAHTRLNVRQMRDGMELEPNAIYVNPPGSEMTVEGLTLRLTDRPSPGHLQAPIDRFLRSLADQHGRNAYCVILSGTGSDGTEGLRAIKAAGGIAIVQESGNARFPGMPNSAAATGQVDFILRASEIPARLDDIIHHRIRLNSEEERKAIQSEIEGRLPEIVKLLQQTRDHDFSGYKPGTLVRRIERRMSLGRLRAVDTYIDRLEEDEEEAQRLLQDFMIGVTRFFRDPENFEALNERIIKPLIAKGPEAIRAWVPGCSTGEEAYSVAMLLVEATRAADIRIPIQVFGTDIDIPALGHAREGLFRPSAVETLPMPLLEEYFREEDKGWRAIPLMREICVFAPHNLVRDPPYSRLDLITCRNLMIYMSSDLQKHVIPRFHFALKSGGGLMLGPSEGLAGKDELFEVIDKSHRIFRRNDNASGQYAALADRRPKEGFARVSPPAILPPGEVGGPGRGGHGRRERQAERAFLDNYAGPFALVGREGTVTYLSREMARFARPAAGIPSTRIEAFLAGELRLPVRGAIAEAAASLESVEVHNIVVNDGAENRLYDISVSPVEDCAEQLLVVLHPVRFRGAEDAAASVEARRSEDRFMLERELASVREQLVQLQYEHETSKQEADSSNEELTSMNEELHNSNQELATSREELQSINEELETVNAELTENNRRLVRANSDLKNLFESTDMATLFLDRSLSVRGFTPATTRLFGIKDRDIGRPIRDLSSRIEYPELEADAEDVQRTLQMIEREVSIPATEETFILRVRPYRTTDDRLDGYVLAFYDISDRKRNEEQLARNERDLARQYGELETLYDTTPVGLSLMDKELRWLRINRELADINGFSVEDHIGKRQDELIPDIDKRIATQQMKVFETGEAIRGLQVEGYTPKDPDRLRHWVVDYYPVKSEGEVFAVGTCVREVTEEYALSRDLAQSEARLRMAATQNPVHFVQIDQRGNIVWAEGGLAGLPGSGDTLRAFRDDLSDDVGRIIDDQIAANQEDDLPKVFDVRLTHEGEPLTYQVNLDRLRQGASDDQQVFVFTDVTERRELEDRQRVLLSELQHRVKNTLATVSAIARFLVAGASTPDEYRQRLDERLSAISRTHDLLTNSDWRGTTLTEIIEVEAAAYVDKLEDRIKVKGDTLNFTPREAVSVGMGIHELLTNAAKYGALSTEDGEIDVTTANSDGRRLVWKERNGPTVVEPDGEGFGSFLIEKVLRAELRGEIEMRFERDGLECRMALPTMAATEVGEHGADPGSG; from the coding sequence ATGGACGACGCGATCGACGAGACGACAGACCATCCCGTTGTCGGGATCGGCGCCTCGGCCGGCGGGCTCGAGGCGTTGCAACAACTGGTCGAGAAGATTTCGCCCGACAGCGGTGCGTCCTACGTGGTGGTGCAGCACCTGTCGCCGGACCACGATTCGATCATGGATCAACTGCTGCAGGCCCACACGCGCTTGAACGTCCGCCAGATGCGGGACGGGATGGAGCTGGAGCCGAACGCGATCTACGTCAATCCGCCGGGGTCCGAGATGACGGTGGAAGGCCTGACCCTGAGGCTGACCGACCGCCCCTCTCCGGGCCATCTGCAGGCGCCGATCGACCGGTTCCTCCGGTCGCTGGCCGATCAGCATGGCCGCAACGCCTATTGCGTGATCCTGTCGGGGACAGGCTCCGACGGGACGGAGGGACTGCGCGCGATCAAGGCCGCGGGCGGCATCGCCATCGTCCAGGAAAGCGGCAACGCGCGCTTTCCTGGCATGCCCAACAGCGCGGCCGCCACCGGCCAGGTCGATTTCATCCTGCGCGCGTCCGAGATACCGGCGCGTCTCGACGACATCATCCACCACCGCATCCGCCTCAACAGCGAGGAGGAGCGCAAGGCGATCCAGTCCGAAATCGAGGGTCGCCTGCCCGAAATCGTCAAGTTGCTGCAGCAAACCCGCGACCACGATTTCTCGGGCTACAAGCCCGGCACGCTGGTGCGGCGGATCGAGCGGCGCATGTCGCTCGGACGTCTGCGTGCTGTGGATACCTATATTGACCGGCTGGAGGAGGACGAGGAGGAAGCCCAGCGCCTGCTGCAGGACTTCATGATCGGCGTGACGCGCTTCTTTCGCGACCCTGAGAATTTCGAGGCGCTGAACGAGAGGATCATAAAGCCCTTGATCGCGAAGGGTCCGGAAGCGATCCGGGCCTGGGTGCCCGGCTGTTCGACGGGCGAGGAAGCGTATTCCGTCGCGATGCTGCTGGTCGAAGCGACGCGCGCGGCGGACATCCGGATCCCGATCCAGGTCTTCGGCACCGATATCGATATCCCCGCGCTCGGTCACGCGCGCGAGGGGCTGTTCCGTCCCAGTGCGGTTGAGACCCTGCCCATGCCGCTGCTCGAGGAGTATTTTCGCGAGGAGGACAAGGGCTGGCGCGCGATCCCGCTGATGCGCGAGATCTGCGTCTTCGCACCGCACAACCTCGTCCGGGATCCGCCCTATTCCCGGCTCGACCTGATCACGTGCCGGAACCTGATGATCTACATGTCCTCGGACCTGCAGAAGCACGTCATCCCCCGGTTCCATTTCGCGCTCAAGTCCGGCGGCGGGTTGATGCTCGGGCCCTCCGAGGGGCTGGCCGGCAAGGACGAGCTGTTCGAGGTCATCGACAAGTCCCACAGGATCTTCCGTCGCAACGACAATGCGAGCGGCCAATATGCGGCGCTGGCCGATCGCCGGCCGAAGGAAGGCTTTGCCCGCGTTTCGCCGCCCGCGATCCTGCCGCCGGGCGAGGTCGGGGGCCCGGGCCGGGGTGGCCACGGGCGCCGCGAGCGTCAGGCCGAACGTGCCTTCCTCGACAACTACGCCGGCCCCTTCGCACTGGTCGGGCGCGAGGGCACGGTTACCTACCTGTCGCGCGAGATGGCCCGGTTTGCGCGCCCGGCTGCCGGCATCCCCTCGACCCGGATCGAGGCGTTCCTCGCCGGGGAACTGCGCCTGCCCGTCCGCGGTGCCATCGCCGAGGCAGCCGCCTCCCTCGAGTCGGTCGAAGTCCACAACATCGTGGTGAATGACGGCGCCGAGAACCGGCTCTACGACATCTCGGTGTCGCCCGTCGAGGACTGCGCCGAACAGCTGCTCGTGGTACTGCACCCGGTCCGGTTTCGCGGCGCCGAAGATGCCGCCGCGTCCGTCGAGGCGCGCAGGTCCGAGGACCGCTTCATGCTCGAACGGGAGCTGGCCTCGGTGCGCGAGCAGTTGGTCCAGTTGCAGTACGAGCACGAGACCTCGAAACAGGAGGCCGACAGTTCCAACGAGGAGCTGACGTCGATGAACGAGGAGTTGCATAACTCCAACCAGGAGCTGGCGACCTCGCGCGAGGAGCTTCAATCCATCAACGAGGAGCTGGAGACCGTCAACGCCGAGCTGACCGAGAACAACCGCCGGCTGGTCCGCGCGAACAGCGATCTGAAGAACCTGTTCGAGTCCACCGACATGGCGACGCTGTTTCTCGATCGCTCGCTTTCGGTCCGCGGTTTCACGCCCGCGACCACGCGCCTTTTCGGGATCAAGGATCGCGACATCGGCCGGCCGATCCGGGATCTGTCCTCGCGCATCGAATATCCCGAACTCGAGGCCGATGCCGAGGATGTCCAGCGCACGCTTCAGATGATCGAGCGCGAGGTGTCGATCCCGGCCACCGAAGAGACGTTCATCCTTCGGGTCCGGCCCTACCGGACGACCGACGACCGGCTGGATGGCTATGTCCTGGCCTTCTACGACATCTCGGACCGCAAGCGGAACGAGGAGCAGCTGGCCCGGAACGAACGCGACCTGGCCCGGCAATACGGCGAGCTGGAAACGCTCTACGACACCACGCCCGTCGGGCTGTCCCTGATGGACAAGGAGCTGCGCTGGTTGCGGATCAATCGCGAACTGGCGGACATCAACGGCTTTTCTGTCGAAGATCATATCGGCAAGCGCCAGGACGAACTGATCCCCGACATCGACAAGCGCATCGCCACCCAGCAGATGAAGGTCTTCGAAACCGGCGAGGCCATCCGTGGCCTCCAGGTCGAGGGTTATACCCCAAAGGATCCCGACCGTCTGCGCCATTGGGTCGTCGACTACTACCCCGTCAAATCCGAAGGCGAGGTCTTCGCCGTGGGCACCTGCGTGCGCGAGGTGACGGAGGAATACGCCCTGTCCCGCGACCTGGCGCAGAGCGAGGCGCGGCTGCGCATGGCAGCCACTCAGAACCCCGTCCACTTCGTCCAGATCGACCAGCGCGGAAATATCGTCTGGGCCGAAGGCGGCTTGGCCGGCCTGCCCGGCAGCGGCGACACCCTGCGGGCGTTCCGCGATGACTTGTCGGACGACGTCGGCCGGATCATCGACGACCAGATCGCCGCGAACCAGGAAGACGACCTGCCGAAGGTCTTCGATGTTCGTCTGACCCACGAGGGGGAGCCGCTGACCTACCAGGTCAATCTCGACCGGCTACGACAGGGCGCCAGCGACGACCAGCAAGTCTTCGTTTTCACCGATGTGACCGAGCGCCGTGAGCTGGAGGACCGCCAGCGCGTCCTGCTCAGCGAGTTGCAGCACCGGGTCAAGAACACGCTGGCGACGGTCTCGGCCATCGCGCGGTTCCTCGTCGCCGGCGCATCGACGCCCGACGAATACCGCCAGCGTCTCGACGAACGGCTCAGCGCCATATCCCGCACTCATGACCTGCTGACCAATTCCGACTGGCGCGGCACCACCCTGACCGAGATCATCGAGGTCGAGGCCGCAGCTTATGTCGACAAGTTGGAGGATCGCATCAAGGTGAAGGGCGACACCTTGAATTTCACCCCGCGCGAGGCGGTGAGCGTCGGAATGGGAATTCACGAGTTGCTGACCAACGCCGCGAAATACGGGGCGCTCAGCACCGAGGATGGCGAAATCGATGTCACGACCGCGAACAGCGATGGCCGCAGACTCGTGTGGAAGGAACGGAATGGTCCGACGGTCGTTGAACCGGATGGTGAGGGGTTCGGGAGTTTCCTCATCGAAAAGGTCTTGCGTGCCGAATTGCGCGGCGAGATCGAAATGAGGTTTGAGCGCGACGGCTTGGAATGTCGAATGGCATTGCCGACCATGGCCGCGACCGAAGTGGGGGAACATGGGGCGGATCCTGGTTCTGGATGA
- a CDS encoding response regulator, giving the protein MGRILVLDDEALIGLDLAMMLEGEGHTISGPHANADAAQSAIAEDPPDAALLDVNLGLGRTSAPVADRLAAAAIPFAFLTGYEQLGEQLEQRFRDRPRLGKPFDRVRIMATLADLLDESAVQRLENRPLAAGKAGR; this is encoded by the coding sequence ATGGGGCGGATCCTGGTTCTGGATGACGAGGCGTTGATCGGTCTCGATCTGGCCATGATGCTCGAAGGCGAGGGCCATACGATCAGCGGGCCCCACGCCAACGCCGACGCCGCCCAGTCCGCCATCGCGGAAGACCCCCCCGATGCGGCGCTGCTCGACGTAAATCTCGGGCTTGGCCGGACGAGCGCCCCCGTCGCCGACCGTCTTGCTGCGGCGGCCATCCCCTTCGCCTTCCTGACCGGATACGAGCAGCTGGGCGAGCAGCTGGAACAGCGGTTCCGCGATCGTCCCCGGCTGGGCAAACCGTTCGATCGGGTCCGGATCATGGCCACCTTGGCAGATCTGCTGGACGAAAGCGCCGTGCAGCGCCTTGAAAACCGCCCCTTGGCCGCAGGCAAGGCGGGCCGCTAA
- a CDS encoding Hint domain-containing protein: MAIEPIRIFSAANLTNGSGGQAIRPGDTNGNLSGDGPFSVGGGTGTIVGIDDTDTGRRGDTEFNFDDGTRANQVLNADLTLTYNDGSGEVTNTFPTGSQVQAEFAVTFSSGFTIIGVRLENPDGPPNLITAGYTFVDASGNPTVPPPGTNLGSVTNVQGNGTSSYGNVACFTPGCIIDTPTGGRPVEDLKVGDLVLTADNGPRPIRWTGRRYLDAATLAANPNLHPIRIGTGALARNVPARDLIVSPQHRILVRSRIAIRMFDADEVFLPARQLLGVDGVEIAADLTSVIYLHFICDAHEIVRAEGALTETLHTGSEAMKAMGSYARAEIDAIFGGAADLDRPIARPVPGRRQASRFVERHVKNGKALYSAEL; encoded by the coding sequence ATGGCGATAGAACCGATCCGGATATTCTCGGCCGCCAACCTGACCAACGGCTCCGGCGGGCAGGCCATCCGGCCCGGCGACACGAACGGCAACCTGTCGGGCGACGGCCCGTTCTCGGTCGGGGGCGGCACCGGAACGATCGTCGGCATCGACGATACGGATACCGGAAGGCGCGGCGACACGGAGTTCAATTTCGACGACGGCACCCGCGCGAACCAGGTTCTGAACGCGGATCTGACGCTGACCTATAACGATGGCTCGGGCGAGGTGACGAATACCTTTCCGACGGGCAGTCAGGTCCAGGCGGAATTCGCCGTCACGTTCTCCTCGGGGTTCACGATCATCGGCGTGCGGTTGGAAAACCCGGACGGGCCACCCAACCTGATCACCGCGGGCTATACCTTCGTCGACGCGTCCGGCAATCCGACCGTCCCGCCGCCCGGCACCAATCTGGGGTCGGTCACGAACGTCCAGGGCAACGGGACCAGCTCCTATGGCAATGTGGCGTGCTTCACGCCGGGCTGCATCATCGACACGCCGACAGGCGGCCGCCCGGTCGAGGACCTGAAAGTCGGCGATCTGGTCCTGACCGCGGACAACGGCCCCCGACCGATCCGGTGGACGGGGCGCCGGTATCTGGACGCGGCGACCCTGGCCGCGAACCCGAACCTGCACCCGATACGGATCGGCACCGGTGCGCTGGCCCGAAACGTCCCGGCACGGGACCTGATCGTGTCGCCACAGCACCGCATTCTCGTGCGCTCCCGGATCGCCATCCGCATGTTCGACGCGGACGAGGTGTTCCTTCCGGCGCGGCAGCTGCTGGGGGTCGATGGCGTCGAGATCGCCGCCGACCTGACATCGGTGATCTATCTGCATTTCATCTGCGACGCGCACGAGATCGTCCGGGCCGAGGGGGCGCTGACCGAGACGCTCCATACCGGATCGGAAGCGATGAAGGCGATGGGGTCGTATGCGCGCGCAGAGATCGACGCGATCTTCGGCGGTGCCGCCGATCTGGACCGACCAATAGCACGACCCGTGCCCGGACGAAGACAGGCCAGCCGTTTCGTCGAACGGCACGTGAAGAACGGCAAGGCGCTTTACTCGGCGGAACTCTAG
- a CDS encoding acetylornithine deacetylase/succinyl-diaminopimelate desuccinylase family protein: MDRLLDEIGARRDDLVDLTQQLIRIPTLNPPGLHYRDICALVGERMGRQGWDVRMIRAEGAPGDSDRHPRWNVVCRLEGQRPGECVHFNSHHDVVAVGEGWTRDPFGGELAEGRIWGRGACDMKGGLATSIVAAEAFTAICPDFAGAIEISATADEESGGYGGVAYLAGKGFFDPARVQHVIIPEPLNKDRICLGHRGVWWAEIETRGRIAHGSMPFLGDCAVRHMGAVLEEMEATLFPLLAGKRTAMPVVPEEARQSTLNLNSIHGGEPVQDADYTGLPSACVPDRCVLTIDRRFLVEEDISEVKQEVARMLEGIRASRPNFTYEIRDLFEVMPSMTPEDAPVVRMVQEAVTRVLGRSAEFVVSPGTYDQKHIDRIGRLKNCIAYGPGILDLAHQPDEWIGVDDMIDSGRVMGLALHSLLVAK; the protein is encoded by the coding sequence ATGGATCGACTACTGGACGAGATCGGAGCGCGGCGGGACGATCTGGTCGATCTAACGCAGCAATTGATCCGGATCCCGACGCTCAACCCGCCGGGGTTGCACTACCGCGACATCTGCGCGCTGGTGGGCGAGCGGATGGGCCGGCAGGGCTGGGACGTCCGGATGATCCGGGCCGAGGGCGCGCCGGGCGACAGCGACCGGCACCCGCGATGGAACGTGGTCTGCCGCCTGGAAGGTCAGCGGCCGGGCGAATGCGTCCATTTCAACAGCCACCACGACGTCGTCGCCGTGGGCGAGGGCTGGACCCGCGATCCGTTCGGCGGCGAGCTGGCCGAGGGCCGCATCTGGGGCCGGGGAGCCTGCGACATGAAGGGCGGGCTGGCGACCAGCATCGTCGCCGCCGAGGCCTTCACCGCCATCTGCCCCGATTTCGCCGGCGCGATCGAGATCAGCGCCACGGCGGATGAGGAATCGGGCGGCTATGGCGGGGTGGCGTATCTGGCCGGGAAGGGCTTCTTCGACCCGGCGCGTGTGCAGCACGTCATCATCCCCGAGCCGCTGAACAAGGACCGCATCTGCCTGGGCCATCGCGGCGTCTGGTGGGCGGAAATCGAGACAAGGGGGCGGATCGCGCATGGGTCCATGCCGTTCCTCGGCGATTGCGCCGTGCGGCACATGGGCGCCGTGCTGGAGGAGATGGAGGCGACGCTGTTTCCCCTGCTGGCGGGCAAGCGCACGGCCATGCCGGTGGTGCCCGAAGAGGCGCGGCAATCCACGTTGAACCTGAATTCGATCCATGGTGGCGAGCCGGTGCAGGACGCAGACTACACCGGCTTGCCCTCGGCCTGCGTGCCCGACCGCTGCGTGCTGACGATCGACCGCAGGTTTCTGGTCGAGGAGGATATCTCCGAGGTGAAGCAGGAGGTCGCGCGGATGCTGGAGGGGATCCGCGCAAGCCGGCCCAACTTCACCTACGAGATCCGCGACCTGTTCGAAGTCATGCCCAGCATGACGCCCGAGGACGCGCCGGTCGTGCGCATGGTGCAGGAGGCCGTGACGCGCGTGCTGGGCCGATCCGCCGAGTTCGTCGTCTCGCCCGGAACCTACGATCAGAAGCATATCGACCGGATCGGACGGCTGAAGAACTGCATCGCCTATGGGCCCGGGATCCTGGACCTCGCCCATCAGCCCGACGAATGGATCGGCGTGGACGACATGATCGACAGCGGCCGGGTGATGGGGTTGGCGCTGCATTCACTGCTGGTGGCGAAGTAG
- a CDS encoding DUF1523 family protein produces the protein MRFVKWGLLLAWLAVVAAFLHYTLPQTDIVRVTDTDVVRIDPTPYNRLFYADADVGNAANDSRDVRFINAVNEDRRARVYRNQDTGWGWPPYFKFDSANLQAEANDYDSDVTPEWVALKHYGWRIEFLSIYPNAIGLRPVEGPEVTIVPWFNIIFLTLLLALVWAITVRLLRFRRNRIDPALADAGEAWDDAGEAVARRRRGVRAWLASWAGGSRR, from the coding sequence ATGCGGTTCGTCAAATGGGGTCTGCTGTTGGCCTGGCTCGCCGTCGTGGCGGCGTTCCTGCACTATACCCTACCGCAGACGGATATCGTTCGGGTCACCGATACCGACGTGGTGCGCATCGATCCCACGCCCTACAACCGCCTGTTCTATGCCGATGCCGATGTCGGCAACGCCGCGAATGACAGCCGCGACGTGCGCTTCATCAACGCGGTGAACGAAGACCGCCGCGCCCGCGTCTATCGCAACCAGGACACGGGCTGGGGCTGGCCGCCCTATTTCAAGTTCGACTCCGCCAACCTGCAGGCCGAGGCGAACGACTACGATTCCGACGTGACCCCGGAATGGGTCGCGCTGAAGCACTACGGCTGGCGGATCGAGTTTCTGTCGATCTATCCGAATGCCATCGGCCTTCGACCCGTCGAAGGCCCCGAGGTCACGATCGTTCCGTGGTTCAACATCATCTTCCTGACGCTGCTGCTCGCGCTCGTATGGGCGATCACGGTTCGCCTGCTCCGGTTCCGGCGAAACCGGATCGACCCGGCCCTCGCCGATGCGGGCGAGGCATGGGACGACGCGGGCGAGGCCGTCGCCCGGCGTCGTCGTGGTGTCCGCGCCTGGCTTGCCTCCTGGGCGGGCGGGTCGCGCCGCTGA
- the mnhG gene encoding monovalent cation/H(+) antiporter subunit G: MILELALSALVLLGGFFAFVAGLGILRLPDVLIRMHATTKAGTLASGLVMLAVAAGFGDASTVARAVAIVIFLLVTAPVGAHMIGRAAFRSGVPLWPPTKVDPDARTKLGVRDDV, from the coding sequence ATGATCCTGGAACTCGCCCTCTCGGCCCTCGTCTTGCTGGGCGGCTTCTTCGCCTTCGTGGCGGGGCTGGGCATCCTGCGCCTGCCGGACGTCCTGATCCGGATGCACGCGACGACCAAGGCGGGCACGCTGGCCTCGGGGCTGGTGATGCTGGCCGTGGCGGCGGGCTTCGGCGACGCGTCGACGGTTGCGCGGGCCGTGGCCATCGTCATCTTCCTGCTGGTGACGGCCCCGGTGGGCGCGCACATGATCGGGCGAGCCGCGTTCCGGTCGGGCGTTCCGCTCTGGCCGCCGACCAAGGTCGACCCGGACGCGCGCACCAAGCTGGGCGTGCGCGACGACGTCTGA
- a CDS encoding cation:proton antiporter: protein MTPTLTERMPMLDLAVQAALVLVMLGVILAMIRLIKGPSLPDRVVALDTMTVLIVTFCGLFAIDTGQTAFLDVAVVLALIGFLATVALARFVERKVRRPEAQQMHRAGDGR from the coding sequence ATGACACCCACACTGACCGAACGCATGCCGATGCTGGACTTGGCCGTGCAGGCCGCCCTCGTGCTGGTCATGCTGGGGGTCATCCTGGCGATGATACGCCTCATCAAGGGTCCAAGCCTGCCCGACCGCGTCGTGGCGCTGGACACGATGACCGTGTTGATCGTCACGTTCTGCGGGCTGTTCGCGATCGACACCGGGCAGACCGCGTTCCTGGACGTGGCCGTGGTGTTGGCGCTGATCGGGTTCCTCGCCACAGTGGCGCTCGCGCGCTTCGTCGAACGCAAGGTCCGGCGCCCCGAGGCCCAGCAGATGCACCGGGCCGGAGACGGCCGATGA
- a CDS encoding Na+/H+ antiporter subunit E yields MSLFLLNLLLAVAWAALTGQFTLPGLAIGFAVGFLALWVVQPLFENRGGGYFLKVYRWLKLLVLFHWELVVSSISVAWDVLTPRHRARPGVITIPLKAKGEAEVLLVTNLISLTPGTLSLDVTEDCNTLVVHAMFADDPAAIAAQIENGMERWVREALS; encoded by the coding sequence ATGAGCCTGTTCCTGCTGAACCTGCTGCTGGCCGTGGCCTGGGCCGCGCTGACGGGGCAGTTCACCCTGCCGGGCCTCGCCATCGGCTTCGCCGTCGGGTTCCTCGCCCTGTGGGTGGTGCAGCCGCTGTTCGAGAACCGCGGCGGCGGCTATTTCCTCAAGGTCTATCGCTGGCTCAAGCTGCTGGTCCTGTTCCACTGGGAGTTGGTCGTCTCCTCCATCTCGGTCGCCTGGGACGTCCTGACCCCGCGCCACAGGGCGCGGCCGGGTGTGATCACCATTCCCCTCAAGGCCAAGGGCGAGGCGGAGGTCCTGCTGGTCACCAACCTGATCTCGCTGACGCCCGGCACGCTCAGCCTCGACGTGACCGAGGATTGCAACACCCTGGTCGTGCACGCCATGTTCGCCGACGACCCCGCCGCGATCGCCGCGCAGATCGAGAACGGCATGGAACGCTGGGTGCGGGAGGCCCTGTCATGA